Proteins from one Erysipelothrix larvae genomic window:
- a CDS encoding NUDIX hydrolase codes for MNIRNQIDHVKPYNDQETKDKEMILNYLDRYEDLLVRDNETAHFTSSGFVLNEAHDKVLMVYHNIYNSWSWTGGHVDGNPNFLEVAIQEVKEETGVQRVRPIVSEIFTLDILPVIGHVKRGEYVSSHLHINVTYLLEVSEREVLSINESENSNVGWMPLDTFLEEVNEAHMKPVYLKIIHKAKALKLIK; via the coding sequence ATGAACATAAGAAATCAAATTGATCACGTTAAACCCTATAATGATCAAGAAACTAAAGATAAGGAAATGATTTTGAACTATCTCGATCGATACGAGGATCTTCTTGTGCGTGATAACGAAACGGCCCACTTCACAAGTTCGGGGTTTGTGTTGAATGAGGCGCATGACAAAGTGTTGATGGTTTATCATAATATCTATAACTCTTGGTCATGGACAGGTGGTCATGTTGATGGGAACCCAAACTTTCTTGAGGTCGCAATTCAAGAGGTTAAGGAGGAAACGGGCGTGCAAAGAGTGAGACCGATTGTTTCTGAGATATTCACACTTGATATTTTGCCAGTTATTGGTCATGTTAAAAGGGGAGAATATGTATCATCACACCTTCATATCAATGTTACGTATTTACTGGAGGTAAGCGAACGCGAAGTTTTGAGCATCAATGAATCTGAGAATAGTAATGTTGGTTGGATGCCATTGGATACATTTCTAGAAGAAGTGAATGAGGCACATATGAAACCTGTATACTTGAAAATAATTCATAAGGCAAAAGCATTAAAACTGATAAAGTGA
- a CDS encoding IspD/TarI family cytidylyltransferase, whose translation MNYSALILAVGKDASKGKSYEKALAQFDKHTSVLEKTVSRFLEDGRCKQIVIVTNSTDMRRVVEQHDTGKILHVKGGSTRIESVLNGLTAVLEDVVLIHDGVRPWIRQEVVDRILDKMETEDACVAATEVRSPIITVNDGYMESSVKTKGYYSAQTPQAFKTSLAIKCYALAQQQGLKDKDDAAIISKLSDTRIAVVKGDARNVRFMPR comes from the coding sequence ATGAATTATTCAGCATTGATATTAGCAGTAGGGAAAGATGCATCGAAGGGTAAGAGCTATGAGAAGGCGCTTGCTCAGTTTGATAAGCACACAAGTGTGCTTGAAAAGACAGTATCACGATTTCTTGAAGATGGGCGCTGCAAGCAAATTGTGATTGTGACGAATTCAACCGATATGAGACGCGTTGTTGAACAACATGACACAGGGAAAATACTCCATGTTAAGGGAGGGTCAACACGGATTGAAAGTGTACTAAATGGATTAACTGCAGTATTAGAGGATGTTGTGTTAATTCATGATGGTGTGAGACCGTGGATTCGCCAAGAAGTTGTTGATCGTATCTTGGATAAAATGGAGACGGAAGATGCGTGTGTCGCTGCGACAGAAGTGCGCAGTCCAATCATTACTGTAAATGATGGATATATGGAATCTTCTGTGAAAACCAAAGGGTATTATAGTGCACAGACACCTCAAGCATTTAAGACATCCCTTGCAATCAAGTGTTACGCACTTGCACAGCAACAAGGACTTAAAGACAAAGACGATGCTGCTATAATATCGAAGCTATCGGATACGCGAATTGCGGTTGTTAAAGGGGATGCACGGAATGTGCGTTTTATGCCACGATAA
- the lysS gene encoding lysine--tRNA ligase, which translates to MSHELTEQEQVRREKMEALREKGIDPFGVSFKPNVRSIELFEEFGETSKEELEQIGRHVKIAGRVMTKRLMGKAGFVHLLDRDGQIQVYIRKDAVGDTWFEYFQELDLGDIIGVEGNVFRTNHGELSVKAEKIVHLTKALRPLPDKHHGLTDVEERYRRRYVDLIASEKSRETAKKRVLIMRKLREFLDNEGMLEVETPVLTPILGGAAARPFVTHHNTLDMDFYLRIATELPLKRLIVGGLEGVYEIGRLFRNEGMSPKHNPEFTTVEAYVAYADMYDMMDLSERLFEYITTEVNGSTEIEYNGVSLSLKGPYRRVHMVDAIKEVTGIDLWPQRTVEEMLQLAKENNVHVEKHQQTFGHIVNLFFEQFVEETIVQPTFVYGHPLEISPLAKKNPADPRFTERFELFINHVEYANAFSELNDPIDQKERFEAQLKEKHLGNDEANEMDIDYVEALEYGMPPTGGIGIGLDRFVMLITDSKTIRDVLLFPHMKHR; encoded by the coding sequence ATGAGTCATGAATTGACAGAACAAGAACAAGTTCGCCGAGAGAAAATGGAAGCACTTCGTGAAAAGGGAATTGATCCTTTTGGTGTGTCCTTTAAACCAAACGTACGTTCCATTGAATTGTTTGAAGAATTTGGTGAAACAAGCAAAGAAGAATTGGAACAAATCGGACGTCATGTAAAGATTGCAGGGCGTGTTATGACCAAACGCTTAATGGGTAAAGCAGGATTTGTTCATCTACTCGATCGTGACGGACAAATTCAAGTATATATCCGTAAAGATGCAGTCGGCGATACTTGGTTTGAGTACTTCCAAGAGCTAGACCTTGGAGACATTATAGGTGTTGAAGGCAATGTTTTCCGCACCAATCACGGTGAGCTATCTGTAAAAGCAGAAAAGATTGTACACCTTACAAAAGCACTCCGTCCACTTCCTGATAAACATCATGGACTTACGGATGTTGAAGAACGCTACCGTCGTCGTTATGTCGACTTAATTGCATCTGAAAAATCACGTGAAACTGCGAAGAAACGTGTACTCATCATGCGTAAACTTAGAGAGTTCTTAGATAATGAAGGCATGTTAGAAGTAGAGACACCTGTGCTTACACCGATTCTAGGCGGCGCTGCAGCACGTCCTTTCGTAACACACCACAATACGCTTGATATGGATTTCTATCTTAGAATCGCCACAGAGCTCCCATTAAAGCGATTAATTGTTGGGGGACTTGAAGGAGTGTATGAAATTGGTCGTTTGTTCCGTAATGAAGGGATGAGCCCAAAACATAATCCAGAGTTCACTACCGTAGAAGCATATGTCGCATATGCTGATATGTATGACATGATGGACTTAAGTGAACGCCTTTTTGAATACATTACAACCGAAGTCAATGGATCAACTGAAATCGAATATAATGGTGTTTCACTTTCACTCAAAGGGCCATACCGCCGTGTTCATATGGTTGATGCAATTAAAGAAGTGACTGGAATTGATCTCTGGCCACAAAGAACGGTTGAAGAAATGTTACAACTCGCGAAAGAAAACAATGTACATGTTGAAAAACACCAACAAACATTTGGGCATATTGTAAACCTCTTCTTCGAACAATTCGTAGAAGAAACCATTGTCCAACCAACCTTTGTATATGGACATCCACTTGAAATTTCTCCGCTTGCGAAGAAAAACCCAGCGGACCCACGTTTTACTGAGCGTTTCGAACTCTTCATTAACCATGTAGAATATGCAAATGCATTCAGCGAACTAAACGATCCAATCGATCAAAAAGAACGCTTCGAAGCACAACTCAAAGAAAAACACTTAGGAAACGATGAAGCAAATGAAATGGATATTGACTACGTCGAAGCCCTTGAATACGGAATGCCTCCAACCGGTGGTATTGGTATTGGACTGGATCGCTTTGTCATGTTAATTACAGACAGTAAGACAATCCGTGACGTACTTCTATTCCCACATATGAAACATCGTTAA
- a CDS encoding helix-turn-helix domain-containing protein — MNVKEASNRWGVAKSTVRKYCSDGIIPEAYKEEKELMKGQWIIPEMDKPPAGRSGIVKYLKRIINVSEGAKPKFNSDIEKVKSIYKYISDCGFTTEIDIDNDILSFLQDVKIVTLGYELIETEEKVNPIKTTTSKNAELDLGVAKAGYSKQTEIQE, encoded by the coding sequence ATGAATGTTAAAGAGGCAAGTAATAGATGGGGAGTCGCGAAAAGTACAGTAAGAAAATACTGTTCTGATGGTATTATTCCCGAAGCATATAAAGAAGAAAAAGAGTTGATGAAAGGTCAATGGATTATACCGGAAATGGATAAACCGCCTGCTGGGAGATCAGGTATAGTTAAATATTTGAAAAGAATTATAAACGTGTCAGAAGGTGCAAAACCGAAATTTAACTCAGATATAGAAAAAGTAAAGTCAATTTATAAATATATATCAGATTGTGGTTTTACTACTGAGATAGACATTGATAATGATATTTTGTCTTTTTTACAAGATGTAAAAATCGTAACGCTAGGTTATGAATTAATAGAAACTGAAGAAAAGGTCAATCCTATAAAAACAACAACTTCTAAAAATGCAGAATTGGATCTAGGGGTTGCTAAAGCGGGATACAGTAAACAAACTGAAATACAAGAGTAG
- a CDS encoding Sau3AI family type II restriction endonuclease has protein sequence MANIYQSKEELVEKVKTIIGKRIGDYEVEGMLNNQNSKGWVGHIMEQGVFGYEINNKRQPDFDNIGVELKATGYKWVRNGKQVSAKERLVITMINYFDDINTMFYDSHCFSKIDKILLILYEYEKQKARSDYIITNYYFYEYDKIPSKDKLIIENDWQTIISKIKNGKAHELSEGDTFYLGACPKGVNKDSVTEQPFSEEPAMKRAYSLKTTYMTNLLRTQVFHEVESKESFVKNLELLKTNNLDDLIYQAFHPFKGKSLTEIDELVGEEVPRKGNKQYIRSYISRMLKVGQDSLDSLEEFSKANIKIKTIRISKNGKIKESMSFPAFDFEEVANETWEESDIRNMFSSTIFLFVVFEEIDDSIREYKFKGAKLWNMPTSDLENEIRWVWERTNHILNNELILSIKGKKIYNNFPKMSDSKISHVRPHAKNRSVTNQLPKSTNIIIDNTDGTVDSSIYTQNHRFTKQCFWLNSDYVLSIIKKYANE, from the coding sequence ATGGCAAATATATATCAATCAAAAGAAGAACTAGTCGAAAAAGTTAAAACGATCATAGGGAAGCGTATTGGAGACTACGAAGTCGAGGGAATGCTAAACAATCAAAATTCAAAAGGTTGGGTTGGTCATATAATGGAGCAAGGTGTTTTTGGATATGAAATCAATAATAAAAGACAACCAGACTTTGATAATATAGGTGTTGAGTTAAAAGCTACGGGATATAAATGGGTAAGAAATGGGAAACAAGTATCTGCAAAAGAACGGCTTGTAATTACGATGATTAATTATTTTGATGATATTAACACGATGTTCTATGATTCGCATTGCTTTTCTAAGATCGATAAAATATTGCTTATTTTATATGAGTACGAGAAACAGAAAGCAAGGTCTGATTATATCATTACAAATTATTACTTTTACGAGTATGATAAAATCCCTAGCAAGGACAAGCTAATTATTGAGAATGACTGGCAAACAATTATAAGTAAAATTAAGAATGGTAAAGCTCATGAGCTTTCTGAAGGAGATACATTCTATCTTGGAGCATGTCCTAAAGGAGTTAATAAAGATTCAGTTACTGAGCAACCGTTCAGCGAAGAACCTGCAATGAAACGCGCTTATTCACTTAAAACGACATATATGACAAATCTTCTTAGAACTCAGGTGTTTCATGAAGTGGAATCAAAAGAGTCTTTTGTCAAAAACCTTGAATTACTAAAAACAAATAATCTTGATGATTTGATATACCAAGCTTTTCATCCATTTAAAGGAAAATCACTAACAGAAATTGATGAACTTGTTGGTGAAGAAGTTCCAAGAAAAGGAAACAAACAATATATTAGATCATATATTTCGCGGATGCTTAAAGTAGGTCAAGATAGTCTAGACTCACTAGAAGAGTTCAGTAAAGCGAATATAAAAATTAAGACTATAAGAATCAGTAAAAACGGAAAAATTAAAGAGAGCATGTCTTTTCCTGCTTTTGATTTTGAAGAGGTTGCGAATGAGACGTGGGAAGAATCTGATATCAGAAATATGTTTTCTTCTACAATATTCCTGTTTGTTGTTTTCGAAGAGATTGACGACTCAATTAGAGAGTATAAGTTCAAAGGAGCGAAACTCTGGAACATGCCTACTAGTGATTTAGAAAATGAGATTAGATGGGTGTGGGAGCGAACCAATCACATATTGAACAATGAGTTAATATTGAGTATTAAGGGTAAGAAGATTTATAACAACTTCCCTAAAATGTCTGACAGCAAAATCTCGCATGTTCGACCTCATGCTAAAAATCGGTCAGTGACAAATCAGTTGCCTAAATCTACAAATATTATAATAGATAATACAGATGGAACAGTTGATTCGAGTATATATACTCAGAATCACAGATTTACTAAGCAATGTTTTTGGCTAAATTCAGACTATGTACTCTCAATAATAAAAAAATACGCTAATGAATAA
- the ssb gene encoding single-stranded DNA-binding protein, producing MINRTILVGRITKDPELKKTNTGKSVVSFTIAVNRRFGGEQEQADFINCVAWNQQAEFLANYIPKGSLIGVEGRIQTRNYEDATGKRVYVTEVVAENVQALESRAQRQEQQRQSSVAPSYSAPSEPSYDSVDDGPILDITSDDLPF from the coding sequence ATGATTAATCGCACAATATTGGTGGGTCGAATTACGAAAGACCCTGAATTGAAGAAAACGAATACCGGTAAATCCGTAGTATCGTTTACGATTGCTGTAAATCGTCGTTTTGGCGGTGAACAAGAGCAAGCAGATTTTATTAACTGCGTAGCTTGGAACCAGCAAGCAGAATTCCTCGCTAATTATATTCCTAAAGGATCATTAATTGGTGTTGAAGGACGCATCCAAACAAGAAATTATGAAGATGCAACTGGAAAGCGTGTATATGTTACCGAAGTTGTCGCTGAAAATGTTCAAGCACTTGAGTCCCGTGCTCAACGTCAAGAACAACAACGTCAAAGTTCTGTAGCACCATCATACAGTGCCCCAAGTGAACCATCTTACGATAGCGTAGATGATGGTCCAATACTTGACATTACCAGTGATGATCTTCCATTCTAA
- the dusB gene encoding tRNA dihydrouridine synthase DusB → MNEIKIKDLILDNKVLVGPMAGVSDISFRSCVAPLKPGLIYSEMISSKGIVYDNQRTKDMCIIEDHEGPVALQLFGNTIEDMVEAAIYIDQNTKASVIDINMGCPVHKVVKGNGGASLMKDIQLAQDIVYNIVQNVSLPISVKIRTGWDQESINCVELAQAVESAGASLIAIHGRTRSQMYTGSVNLDLIKAVKEAVTIPVFGNGDIKTAEDAINMLEITGVDGVMVARQVMRDPWIVEKIKAAINHETYVDVTTEIKLEWLRNHFLTMCHYLGEDVAVKKMRGLAAQFASGLDGGKKLKAPLVRMQSLEEFDRIVTEYKLEKSEKL, encoded by the coding sequence ATGAACGAAATTAAGATAAAAGATTTAATCCTCGACAATAAGGTTTTGGTAGGACCTATGGCGGGTGTGAGTGATATCTCCTTTAGAAGTTGTGTCGCTCCTTTAAAACCAGGCCTCATCTATTCAGAAATGATTAGCTCTAAAGGCATTGTATATGACAACCAACGCACCAAAGATATGTGTATTATTGAAGATCATGAAGGGCCTGTCGCTCTACAACTCTTTGGTAATACCATCGAAGATATGGTTGAAGCTGCCATCTACATCGATCAAAACACCAAAGCATCAGTTATCGATATTAACATGGGCTGTCCTGTGCATAAAGTTGTGAAAGGGAATGGTGGTGCATCCCTGATGAAAGATATCCAACTTGCTCAAGATATTGTCTACAATATTGTTCAAAATGTAAGTCTTCCTATATCCGTAAAGATACGAACAGGATGGGACCAAGAATCGATTAATTGTGTTGAACTTGCTCAAGCTGTTGAATCTGCAGGCGCATCCCTCATCGCAATTCATGGGAGAACTCGCTCTCAAATGTATACCGGGAGTGTAAATCTAGATTTAATCAAAGCCGTTAAAGAAGCAGTCACCATCCCCGTGTTTGGAAATGGTGATATTAAAACTGCAGAAGACGCCATCAATATGTTAGAAATTACAGGGGTTGATGGTGTGATGGTCGCCCGTCAAGTCATGCGTGATCCATGGATTGTGGAGAAAATCAAAGCCGCAATCAATCATGAAACATATGTTGATGTAACGACTGAAATTAAACTGGAATGGTTACGCAATCACTTCCTCACCATGTGTCATTATTTAGGAGAAGACGTTGCGGTTAAGAAGATGCGTGGACTTGCAGCACAATTCGCAAGTGGTCTTGATGGTGGAAAAAAACTAAAAGCTCCCTTAGTAAGGATGCAATCTTTAGAAGAATTTGATAGAATAGTAACGGAATATAAATTAGAAAAGAGTGAAAAACTATGA
- the rpsF gene encoding 30S ribosomal protein S6, with product MRKYELMYIVNPSLDDATRGALIENLHGILTNNGATLVSVDEWGLRDLAYEIKDLTKGYYVVTTFTSAEEAALNEFDRLARINKDVVRHMIVRLDEQN from the coding sequence ATGAGAAAATATGAGTTGATGTACATCGTAAATCCATCACTAGATGATGCGACACGTGGAGCACTTATCGAGAACCTACACGGTATCTTGACAAACAATGGTGCAACACTTGTTTCAGTCGACGAGTGGGGTTTGCGTGATCTTGCGTACGAAATCAAAGATTTAACAAAAGGTTACTACGTAGTTACAACATTTACCTCAGCTGAAGAAGCAGCGCTAAACGAATTTGATCGTCTAGCTCGCATCAACAAAGATGTAGTGCGTCATATGATCGTAAGATTAGATGAACAAAACTAA
- the rpsR gene encoding 30S ribosomal protein S18 yields the protein MSYRKFRGSRRKVCYFTKNNVKYIDYKDVELLKRFISSNGKIIPRRVTGTKAKYQRPLATAIKRAREMALLPYVSDN from the coding sequence ATGTCATATCGTAAATTTCGTGGATCACGTCGCAAGGTTTGTTACTTTACAAAAAATAACGTAAAATACATCGATTACAAAGATGTTGAATTACTAAAACGTTTTATTTCTTCTAATGGTAAAATCATTCCTCGTCGTGTTACAGGAACAAAAGCGAAGTACCAACGTCCACTCGCGACTGCTATTAAGCGCGCTCGTGAAATGGCATTGTTACCTTACGTTTCAGACAATTAA
- a CDS encoding tyrosine-type recombinase/integrase: MIEIVRDALIKEKQIQRDLNIKQVKVVDGISNFIFINRYGNPINQGPLNKALRRMIRLYNEEQLQKKDNIENITFLPNISCHSLRRTFTTRQVEANVNLKVLQEVLGHSDIRTTMNIYAEATEDLKHKEFEKYNSDYINKTL, from the coding sequence ATGATTGAGATTGTGAGAGATGCATTAATAAAAGAAAAGCAAATTCAAAGAGATTTAAATATTAAACAAGTGAAAGTAGTCGATGGAATTAGTAATTTTATATTTATCAATCGATATGGTAACCCGATAAATCAAGGACCATTAAATAAGGCGCTAAGAAGAATGATACGACTTTATAATGAAGAGCAACTTCAGAAAAAAGATAATATTGAAAATATAACATTCCTACCTAATATAAGTTGTCATTCATTAAGAAGAACATTTACTACAAGACAAGTAGAAGCAAATGTTAATTTAAAGGTTCTTCAAGAAGTACTAGGACACTCTGATATTAGAACGACAATGAATATTTATGCAGAAGCAACAGAAGATTTAAAACATAAAGAATTTGAAAAATACAATAGTGACTATATAAATAAAACTTTATGA
- the dcm gene encoding DNA (cytosine-5-)-methyltransferase, which yields MEKTVIELFAGVGGFRVGLNNISAFDPNSGLALENGDWNFVWANQWEPSTKIQHAYECYTTRFGTDSVSNLDINSENKSSIPDHTLLVGGFPCQDYSVARTKSNEKGIEGKKGVLFWDIAKTLEEKTTPFFLLENVDRLLKSPASQRGRDFGIMLRTLTDLGYDVEWRVVNASDYGRGQRRRRVFIFGWKNNSKYASEYKDVLSVDFLQTDSLFARSLPIQIEQNIQFSSIDLNVYDDTVEMTKGFKFNFENTGTVRSGFVTTFKSSPVRENPITMEEIIETVTDKTAYFLTLDQEKKFEYLKGSKKIPRTKPNGEVYFYSEGAMSQTDDLNLPGRTMLTSEGTVNRSSHLIIDPNTNKKRFITPIEAERLQDFPDDWTNTGMPLRRRYFMMGNALVTGIIKRIEPRLSDIIENE from the coding sequence ATGGAAAAAACCGTCATAGAATTGTTTGCAGGAGTTGGAGGATTCAGAGTTGGTCTTAATAACATTAGTGCTTTTGACCCAAATTCAGGCTTAGCCTTAGAAAATGGTGATTGGAATTTTGTTTGGGCAAATCAATGGGAACCATCAACAAAAATTCAACATGCATATGAGTGCTATACAACACGTTTTGGCACTGATAGCGTCAGCAATCTTGACATTAACAGTGAAAATAAATCATCAATCCCTGATCACACATTGCTTGTAGGTGGTTTTCCGTGCCAAGACTACTCAGTAGCCAGAACAAAAAGCAATGAAAAAGGAATCGAAGGGAAAAAAGGCGTTCTTTTTTGGGATATAGCTAAAACACTTGAAGAAAAGACCACCCCCTTCTTTCTTTTAGAAAATGTAGACAGGCTCTTAAAATCACCTGCTTCACAGCGTGGGAGAGACTTTGGAATTATGTTAAGAACCTTAACAGACCTTGGTTATGATGTTGAATGGCGAGTTGTTAATGCTTCAGATTACGGAAGAGGTCAACGGAGACGACGAGTATTTATCTTCGGTTGGAAGAATAATTCAAAATACGCAAGTGAGTATAAAGATGTTTTGTCAGTTGATTTTCTTCAAACCGATAGCTTATTTGCTCGTAGCCTACCAATACAAATAGAACAAAACATCCAATTTAGTTCAATAGATTTAAATGTATATGACGATACAGTAGAAATGACAAAAGGGTTTAAATTCAATTTTGAGAATACAGGTACTGTTCGAAGTGGTTTCGTTACAACATTTAAATCCTCACCTGTCAGAGAAAATCCCATAACAATGGAAGAAATTATTGAAACTGTCACAGATAAAACTGCATATTTCCTAACCCTAGATCAAGAGAAGAAATTCGAATACCTAAAAGGAAGCAAAAAAATTCCAAGAACCAAACCAAATGGTGAGGTTTATTTTTACTCAGAAGGAGCAATGAGCCAAACTGACGACCTTAATTTACCCGGAAGAACTATGTTAACAAGTGAGGGCACCGTAAACAGAAGTAGTCATCTTATCATTGATCCAAACACTAATAAGAAGAGATTTATTACTCCCATTGAAGCTGAGAGATTGCAAGATTTTCCAGATGACTGGACCAATACTGGTATGCCATTAAGAAGAAGATATTTCATGATGGGCAATGCACTTGTAACAGGAATTATAAAACGAATTGAACCTAGACTATCAGATATTATTGAAAATGAGTAG
- the hslO gene encoding Hsp33 family molecular chaperone HslO translates to MSDKLIRAMARGGNVRVFMIKSTDLIQEVKTIHDTYPTVTAAIGRTINASLMMGYMLKEDDEKLIVEIRGDGQLKHMLVNADNKGLVRATVSDPHIFQVNEATGKLDVGGIIGQGTLKVSRERDGKLGYTSLVDLQTGEIGDDFAYYFAQSEQTPSAVSVGVLVGPDLNVISSGGILIQILPTATEEDIVAMETLISTMKPVSDLMEEDDVYQVFAELFSDGIILETTEIAYHCGCNREQMLDVIKALGRDDIEHLIEEDHGATLECHYCHKTYHFDESELRNVINERN, encoded by the coding sequence ATGAGTGATAAACTAATAAGAGCAATGGCACGTGGTGGTAATGTACGTGTATTTATGATTAAATCAACGGATTTAATCCAAGAAGTAAAAACAATCCATGACACCTATCCAACGGTTACTGCTGCGATTGGACGAACCATTAACGCATCGTTGATGATGGGCTATATGTTAAAAGAAGATGATGAAAAACTCATTGTAGAGATTCGTGGAGATGGACAACTCAAGCATATGCTGGTGAATGCAGACAATAAAGGACTCGTAAGAGCAACCGTCAGTGATCCACACATTTTCCAAGTCAACGAAGCAACAGGGAAACTAGATGTGGGTGGTATTATTGGGCAAGGAACCTTGAAAGTTTCACGCGAACGGGATGGAAAACTCGGGTATACATCCTTGGTTGATTTACAAACCGGTGAAATTGGCGATGACTTTGCGTATTATTTCGCACAATCAGAACAAACACCCTCTGCTGTAAGTGTTGGGGTACTGGTTGGACCCGATCTTAATGTGATCTCATCAGGTGGTATCTTGATTCAAATTCTACCAACTGCTACAGAAGAAGACATTGTTGCAATGGAAACACTGATTTCAACGATGAAACCCGTGTCTGACTTAATGGAAGAAGACGACGTATATCAGGTCTTTGCTGAACTCTTTAGTGATGGCATCATTTTAGAAACTACAGAAATCGCCTATCACTGTGGATGCAATCGTGAACAAATGCTGGATGTGATTAAGGCTTTAGGCCGTGATGATATTGAGCACCTTATTGAAGAAGATCATGGTGCAACTTTGGAATGTCATTATTGCCATAAAACCTATCACTTTGATGAAAGTGAGTTAAGAAACGTAATCAATGAACGAAATTAA